In a genomic window of Melanotaenia boesemani isolate fMelBoe1 chromosome 1, fMelBoe1.pri, whole genome shotgun sequence:
- the mis12 gene encoding protein MIS12 homolog — MARETEEAMESVDEEMDRFSPSSLKLYETQFFGFTPQTCMLRIHSAFQDCLCDILPVVEEVCVRQLRKGESDGAEELLRTRARECSRKLQQFLEERFKQLSERMEALLMNRCFAVPPNVLLPEDQSHKNYPQDLQEVLRLETSIADIQRAYEAEVCARQALLAELEEQREVQQQLEGILSWVRELQAAWVKEGNGNFQESFRLVMESVKKLQVAVREVLACSKTSS, encoded by the exons ATGGCGCGGGAAACCGAGGAAGCGATGGAATCAGTGGACGAAGAAATGGATCGGTTTTCTCCATCGTCTTTGAAATTGTACGAAACTCAATTTTTCGGCTTCACCCCACAGACCTGCATGTTACGGATTCACAGCGCTTTCCAGGACTGCCTGTGCGACATTTTACCCGTGGTAGAGGAGGTGTGTGTCAGGCAATTGAGAAAGGGCGAGTCTGACGGGGCCGAGGAGCTCCTTCGAACCCGGGCCAGAGAGTGCAGCCGGAAGCTACAGCAATTTCTAGAGGAGCGCTTCAAGCAGCTTTCAGAGCGGATGGAGGCGCTGCTGATGAACCGCTGCTTCGCCGTTCCCCCCAATGTTCTGCTGCCCGAAGACCAGTCACACAAGAACTACCCTCAGGACTTACAG GAGGTGTTAAGGCTTGAAACGTCCATTGCAGATATCCAAAGAGCCTACGAAGCTGAAGTTTGTGCCAGACAAGCCCTACTAGCTgagctggaggagcagcgggaggtgcagcagcagctggagggcATCCTGTCATGGGTCAGAGAGCTTCAGGCAGCCTGGGTGAAGGAGGGTAACGGCAACTTCCAGGAAAGTTTCCGGCTGGTGATGGAGTCTGTAAAAAAACTGCAGGTTGCTGTCAGAGAGGTGCTGGCCTGCAGCAAAACCTCCAGCTGA
- the ppm1g gene encoding protein phosphatase 1G, with amino-acid sequence MGAYLSQPNTTKTSSDGGNSSMSYGFSAMQGWRVSMEDAHNCIPEFDDETAMFSVYDGHGGEEVALYCSKYLPDIIKEQKAYKDGKLQKALEDAFLAIDGRITTEEVIKELVQIAGRPTEEPPAEKVAEEDDLDTEEAALLHEEATMTIEELLVRYGQNRSAVKHAAAISAAAKKASCLNAEASGDKGEAGEGQKKEEVNGEVEEESNGKAKEGEGVTCGSKLRACRRTGAGDGRGAADGESGSSNGEEKAGKAEGDAGPSCSSASSKAAGDSKSRFFDDSEESEEGEEEEEGSDEEDGSEEEEEGDTSELEEEDTEEGEEDSEDEEEMCLPGMDGKEEPGSDSGTTAVVALIRGKQLIVANAGDSRCVVSEHGKAVDMSYDHKPEDEVELARIKNAGGKVTMDGRVNGGLNLSRAIGDHFYKRNKALPPEEQMISAMPDVKVLTLNEEHDFMVIACDGIWNVLSSQEVVDFISERIKPDQNGKARPLSSIVEELLDHCLAPDTSGDGTGCDNMTCIIVAFRPHPSQSDDTKKRKHQEEAEGTVPEENGNDSKKAKSD; translated from the exons ATGGGGGCATATCTGTCGCAGCCTAACACGACCAAGACCTCTTCCGATGGCGGCAACAGCAGCATGAGCTACGGGTTCTCTGCCATGCAAGGCTGGCGGGTGTCCATGGAG GATGCTCACAACTGTATCCCAGAGTTTGATGATGAGACGGCGATGTTTTCTGTGTATGATGGACATGGAG GTGAAGAAGTTGCTCTGTACTGTTCAAAGTACCTTCCTGACATCATCAAAGAGCAGAAAGCCTACAAAGATGGCAAACTTCAAAAG GCACTGGAGGATGCCTTCTTGGCCATCGACGGCAGAATAACTACGGAAGAGGTCATTAAAGAGCTGGTGCAGATTGCTGGACGGCCAACCGAGGAGCCACCTGCTGAAAAGGTGGCAGAGGAGGACGACT TGGACACAGAGGAGGCAGCTTTGCTCCATGAGGAAGCCACCATGACCATAGAGGAGCTGCTGGTTCGTTATGGCCAGAACCGCAGTGCAGTTAAACATGCTGCAGCCATCAG CGCGGCAGCTAAGAAGGCATCCTGCCTAAATGCAGAGGCCTCGGGAGACAAAGGAGAAGCTGGTGAGGGGCAGAAGAAAGAAGAGGTAAAtggagaggtggaggaggagagcaATGGGAAGGCAAAGGAAGGCGAAGGAGTTACATGTGGGTCTAAGCTGCGAGCCTGTCGGCGAACGGGAGCAGGTGACGGGCGTGGTGCAG CTGACGGAGAGTCGGGAAGCTCCAACGGAGAGGAAAAAGCTGGTAAGGCAGAAGGAGACGCAGGCCCTTCCTGCTCGTCTGCATCTTCAAAGGCTGCAGGAGATTCCAAGTCCAGGTTTTTTGATGACAGTGAAGAATCGGAAGAAGgcgaagaagaggaggagggcagTGATGAAGAG gATGgcagtgaagaagaagaagaaggtgaCACCAGTGAGTTGGAGGAAGAGGATACagaggaaggggaggaggactctgaagatgaagaggaaatgTGTTTACCAGGAATGGATGGCAAAGAAGAG CCTGGCTCAGACAGCGGTACCACTGCTGTCGTTGCTCTGATCCGAGGAAAGCAGCTAATAGTGGCCAACGCTGGAGATTCCCGCTGTGTGGTGTCTGAACACG GCAAAGCTGTTGACATGTCATACGACCACAAGCCAGAAGACGAGGTGGAACTGGCTCGCATCAAAAATGCTGGAGGGAAAGTGACCATGGATGGACGAGTCAATGGTGGCCTGAACCTCTCCCGAGCCATTG GTGACCACTTTTATAAAAGGAACAAGGCCCTGCCGCCTGAGGAACAGATGATTTCTGCCATGCCTGATGTCAAGGTTCTCACACTGAATGAGGAGCATGACTTCATGGTCATTGCCTGTGATGGCATCTG GAATGTGTTGAGCAGTCAGGAGGTGGTGGACTTCATCAGTGAGAGGATCAAACCAGACCAGAATGGCAAAGCCAGACCCCTTTCATCCATAGTGGAAGAG CTTTTGGACCACTGTTTGGCACCCGACACATCTGGAGACGGGACGGGGTGTGACAACATGACCTGCATCATCGTTGCCTTCCGACCACACCCCTCTCAGTCGGACGATACAAAGAAGAGGAAGCACCAAGAAGAGGCAGAAGGGACTGTCCCAGAAGAGAATGGAAATGACAGCAAAAAGGCTAAAAGTGACTAA
- the rhoua gene encoding ras homolog family member Ua, whose product MSPSSPYQVPSRNDGSYKSPAPMSPAPPVPPRRVRCRDWGSSGKTRRSGVGSAGATGAERRVKCVLVGDGAVGKTSLVVSYTTNGYPTEYVPTAFDNFSAMVSVDGHPVKLQLCDTAGQDEFDKLRPLCYTSADVFLLCFSVVSPASFQNVPEKWVPEIRKHAPLAPLVLVGTQCDLREDVKVLIDLAKYRERPVDPMDARDCAMEIGAVAYMECSSLTQKNLKEVFDTAILASLQNNSSRKQPRGKQKRRKKQRQKPDKMKSLSKSWWKSWVWTLSAQKISFLSKEA is encoded by the exons atgtCACCCTCCTCCCCGTACCAGGTGCCTTCGCGGAACGATGGGAGCTACAAATCACCGGCACCGATGTCCCCGGCTCCGCCCGTCCCGCCACGGAGGGTCCGGTGTCGGGACTGGGGCTCAAGCGGGAAGACGCGGCGATCCGGAGTAGGGTCAGCGGGAGCAACAGGAGCGGAGAGGCGGGTGAAGTGCGTACTGGTGGGGGACGGAGCTGTGGGGAAAACCAGCCTGGTGGTCAGCTACACCACAAATGGATATCCTACCGAGTACGTCCCGACCGCGTTTGACAACTTCTCAG cAATGGTATCAGTGGATGGGCATCCAGTCAAACTACAACTCTGTGACACAGCTGGACAG GATGAGTTTGACAAGCTGCGTCCTTTGTGTTACACCAGTGCAGATGTCTTCCTGCTGTGCTTCAGTGTCGTCAGTCCCGCTTCTTTCCAAAATGTTCCTGAAAAATGGGTGCCAGAGATTCGAAAACACGCCCCTTTGGCTCCACTTGTTCTCGTCGGGACGCAATGTGACCTCCGAGAAGATGTCAAG GTCCTCATAGACCTGGCTAAATACAGAGAACGTCCTGTGGACCCCATGGATGCTCGTGACTGTGCAATGGAGATTGGAGCTGTGGCTTACATGGAGTGCTCTTCTTTGACGCAAAAAAATCTCAAGGAAGTGTTTGACACGGCCATACTGGCCAGTCTGCAGAATAACAGCTCTCGTAAGCAGCCGAGAGGGAAACAAAAACggaggaaaaaacaaaggcaGAAACCGGACAAGATGAAAAGCCTATCAAAGTCATGGTGGAAAAG CTGGGTCTGGACTCTGTCAGCACAGAAAATCAGCTTTCTCTCTAAAGAAGCCTGA